A single region of the Chrysoperla carnea chromosome 5, inChrCarn1.1, whole genome shotgun sequence genome encodes:
- the LOC123300763 gene encoding uncharacterized protein LOC123300763: MASHTSLDAQVCSCGCCKPRRRRMQRSRRRRSRSPYRRRRSCSRPRRRSPCPTRRRSIRRRSRRRVKYCKPGVCVVCGQSPCAKSCSCGCNKCRCVECNKAAITPSDCNTSSNAFMNFLSAYKRKCGCNRNIVNIAAEAGRIWNDMSDEEREEYNYKSPSDDIQITVGVSPEFNDGIVGLAGEDNVVELGYRPGNRDEIDPSIHDESSNEPDNVQRA, encoded by the exons atgGCTTCGCATACTTCATTAGATGCCCAAGTCTGTTCCTGTGGCTGTTGTAAGCCACGACGGAGAAGAATGCAGAGGAGTCGACGAAGACGTTCAAGATCTCCATATCGAAGGCGTAGAAGTTGTTCAAGACCACGCCGAAGAAGCCCATGCCCAACCAGAAGAAGGTCAATACGTAGAAGATCACGACGTCGAGTTAAATACTGTAAACCAGGAGTATGTGTGGTATGTGGCCAGAGTCCATGTGCAAAAAGCTGTAGTTGTGGTTGTAACAAATGTCGATGTGTAGAGTGTAATAAAGCAGCAATAACTCCCTCTGATTGTAATACATCTTCAAATGCATTCATGAACTTTTTAAGTGCGTATAAACGTAAATGTGGATGTAATAGGAATATTGTTAATATTGCTGCAGAAGCAGGACGTATCTGGAATGATATGAGTGACGAAGAACGTGAAGAATACAATTATAAGAGTCCTAG tGATGACATTCAAATAACGGTAGGAGTTTCCCCAGAATTCAACGATGGCATAGTCGGGCTGGCGGGGGAGGATAATGTAGTGGAGTTGGGCTACCGTCCAGGGAATCGAGATGAAATTGATCCATCTATTCATGACGAATCAAGCAACGAACCAGATAATGTACAACGcgcataa
- the LOC123300879 gene encoding uncharacterized protein DDB_G0286379-like, which produces MASNQDSVESVDIDNTKQVRRASNQSSVESVDIANRKHVRRGPRCNNNNNNKRNRTCGCSSRIRKPSTDHYNYRSSSKLKSNRIHNHLKSKRSSDHNCYNNNTNTNEESTKGLIYDSKNGLIFYCKNEKLGKDKLKEWLLDELDKIKKFKCFEDLV; this is translated from the exons atggctTCAAATCAAGATTCTGTGGAATCAGTAGATATTGACAATACAAAACAAGTACGTAGAGCTTCAAATCAAAGTTCTGTGGAATCCGTAGACATTGCCAATAGAAAACATGTACGTAGAGGACCacgttgtaataataataataataataaacgaaaTAGAACTTGTGGATGCTCATCAAGAATAAGAAAACCATCCACAGATCATTATAATTATAGATCATCATCCAAGTTGAAAAGTAACCGTATTCACAATCATTTGAAATCAAAACGTTCTTCTGATCATAACTGCTACAATAATAACACGAATACTAATGAAGAAAGTACCAAAG gactgatttatgattcaaaaaatggtttaatattttattgtaaaaatgaaaaacttggcAAAGATAAACTAAAAGAGTGGCTCTTAGATGAGCTTgacaagataaaaaaattcaaatgttttgAAGATTTAGTATAG